TTTTTTATGCAAAGTGATGCATAGCGCGGTTGTTGTTTTACATTTTTGGTCTACTCCCAAGGTATTAGTAAAGGGCGCTGCTAGATTTCTCTCATTAGCGCTATCAATCTTACTTAGATTATTTATGCCATACTCATGTAGAATACAGGCACTCGTGTTTGATATTTTTGGGATAATTAAGCTAGAGGTGTTTTTTCGTTAAGTTACTCTCTTTATAATAAAGCCGATAGGTGTTAAATGAGGGAGTATAAAGATCATCAATCTTAGGATGTTTACGTATTATGCCCAGATTTTATATTTTATTTTTTGCAGTTATATTCTCCTTTTCTGCTTTTACCCAAGCAGAGGAAGTTACTCATAAACAAGTGGTTCGTTTTGCGACGGAAGCAAATTACTATCCATTTGAATACCTTGATGCGCAAGGCAAGATGCAAGGTTTCGATATTGAAATAGCGAAGGCGATTTGTGAGCAGATGGACTTTGATTGTAGTTTTCAAAATCAACGTTTTGATAGTCTGTTATTAAGCTTAAAATTTGGGCGTTTTGATGCCGTTATTGCAGCTTTAGATATCACCTCTGAGCGTTTGCAAGATGTCGATTTTTCAAACAGTTATTATAAAGTTGATCCTGTCTTTTTAAGACTTGCCGATACAGAAGACATTTTTTCATTAAATGGTAAATTTATAGCAGTGCAAGCAGCATCATCAAATCAGGATTATTTAACGAAATTTAAACCGCATGATAGTTTTGTTATTCCTTATCCGACATTAATAAATGCGTTTAATGCGCTTAAAGATGCGCAAATTGATGCTATCTTTGGCGATCGAGCTGTTATTTTAACTTTTTTAAACAAAGTTAAAAATAATCAGGATTATATACTGTCTGAGATGTCGGGCCCTTTATTAGCTTCTTTTTCGAGTGGATATGGTATTGCGATAAAAAAAGGGAATAAAACATTACAACAACAGTTAAATACAGGTCTGAGTCAAATAAAAGAAAATGGTATTTATCTTAAAATATTTAAACATTATTTTAAGGGAGAAAATCAACGCTAGATCGAGGAATGTTATAACTTCCGCTGTATTTTTCATCTTAGATCACATTTGGTTAACATTTTTCACAGAATCTCAGAATATTGATTAAACTATTTTAAATTCAAAAAGTTTATGGAGATTTTTATGAAAGTTACTGTTCTTGGTGCTGCTGGTGGAATTGGTCAAGCACTCTCATTATTACTAAAGTTAGATCTTCCAGAAAATTCAGATTTGGCGCTTTATGATGTAGCGCCAATCACACCGGGTGTTGCTAAAGATCTTAGCCATATACCAACCAGCGTAAATGTAGAAGGCTATGTAGGAGATGATATCTGTGTTGCATTAGAAGGTGCGGATGTTATTTTAATTTCTGCGGGCGTTGCTCGTAAGCCCGGTATGGATCGTAATGATCTTTTTAACATTAATGCGGGGATCATTAAAAACTTGATCACGCATGTCGCAGAAGTTGCCCCTCAAGCTTGTATCTGCATTATAACCAATCCCGTTAATACCACGGTTGCTATCGCCGCTGAAGTGTTGAAAAATGCGGGGGTTTATAATAAAAATAAACTTTTTGGAATTACCACGCTTGATGTTATTCGAGCAGAAGAATTTGTGGCTAAGAAAAAAGGTCTCCCCGCAGAGCATATTCGCGTTAATGTTATTGGTGGGCACAGTGGTAGTACTATTTTACCCCTTTTATCGCAAGTGCAAGGTGTGCAATTTTCTCATCAAGAGGTGATTGATTTAACTGAGCGCATTCAAAATGCAGGAACTGAAGTCGTGAATGCTAAAGCTGGCGGGGGATCTGCTACTTTATCAATGGCACGAGCTGCCTCTATTTTTGGTGTTAATTTAGTACACGCTTTACTTGGTAAGCAAGGCATTATACAAAATGCTTATGTCGATGGCGGAAATAGCTGTTCACCTTTTTTCACTCAACCTTTATTGTTAGGTAAAAAAGGCATTGAACGTGTATTACCATATGGTGAATTGAGCGATTTTGAAGACAAGAAAAAAGAAGAGATGCTTGAATTGTTGCATGCTGATATTGAAAAAGGCATTGAATTTGTAAAAAATAATAGTTAATAAGTAACCTTTGCCAAAAGATTTTTAAAAGGCCCATATTGATGGGTCTTTTTTTTATTATCATTTAAGCTTGTCGATATTTATCTTTATTTTCATTTTATCGCATACAATGAAAAGCGTTAACCCATCCTAGTATCCTCACTCAAACTCACTTTATCTTTTTAGGTAGAGCCTTTAAACTATTATTAATGATACGTTTTGTTACTTGGAAATAAGCTTTAAAATTCAAACTTTAAGTATAAAAAAGAAGAGATCACGAAGAAAGCATATTAATTTCATTTTTTAATGTTTTTACTCCTGAGTATATTTCTTTATAGTATGCACTTTGAAAATTAAGCTGAGTGTTATATGGATTATTTACCCATTTTTACCAAGTTAGAAAATCGTGCTTGCTTGGTCGTCGGAGGCGGTGATATCGCTCTTCGGAAAGTGCATTTATTATTAAAAGCGGGTGCTAATGTGAGTATTTGCGCCTTGGCGTTTCATCCTCTTTTAAAGGCAAAGGCACAAGCACAAGAAGTGCGTCTTATCCCTCAAGCATTTAGCGTTGCATTATTAGATAAACAATGGCTGGTTATTGCAGCTACGAATGATCATGACATTAATGCGGAGGTTGCAAGGGCCGCTGAAGAGCGTCAATTGTTGGTGAATGTAGTCGATTCACCTCTGTTATCGAGTTTTATCATGCCTTCCATTGTTGATCGTTCACCGATCATTGTGGCTATTTCAAGTTCGGGTACCGCGCCCGTGTTAGCGCGTTTAATTCGAGAGCGTTTAGAGGCCTTATTGCCGATGCACATTGGACGTCTGGCCGCTATTTCCGGAAAATTTCGACATCGTGTAAAGGATAAAATTAAAAATGTTTCTTTACGTCGTCGGTATTGGGAGAAATTATTTGGTAATGGAAAACTAGGAACGTTACTAGAGCAAGGTAAAACAGAAAAAGCCGTGGAACTCATGGAAAACGCTCTGTGCTCGCAGCCGAGTAGTGGTGATGTTGCTTTAGTGGGAGCTGGACCTGGAGATCCCTCTTTATTGACATTAAAAGCACTACAGTTAATGCAACAGGCTGATGTCGTTTTATATGATCGTTTAGTCTCTTCTGATATTTTAGACTTAGTACGTCGGGATGCAGATCTTATCTCAGTTGGTAAAAAAGCAGGCGATCATTATGTTGAGCAAGCCCGTACTAATAAAATGCTTATTGAGTTCGCACAACAAGGCAAGAAAGTAGTCCGCCTTAAAGGTGGCGACCCTTTCATCTTTGGGCGCGGAGGTGAAGAATTAGAGGAGTTACTTGATGCGGGTATTTCTTTTCAAGTTGTGCCAGGGATAACGGCCGCTTCTGGTTGTAGTGCTTATGCGGGGATCCCTTTAACACATCGCGATTTTGCTCAATCGGTCACTTTTGTTACTGGGCACCAAAAATCAAAGGGTGAAAAAATAAATTGGCAGGCTTTAGCAAGCCCAATGCACACCTTAGTTGTTTATATGGGATTATTACAAACAGAGAAAATACAGACACAACTGTTGCATTTTGGCCGAGATAAGAAAACGCCGGTAGCCTTAATAAGTCATGGCACCACAACAGAGCAACATGTGATATTAGGAACATTAGAGGAGCTAACGTTGTTAGGGGGAGGCGCGCAAGGTCCCACATTGATCATCATTGGTGAAGTCGTGAGCTTAGCGAATAAATTAAGTTGGTTTAATGCTCAAAATGCCACTAAATTATCAAGAGATCCCTTTTTAGTTAATCTATCATAACAATAAGTATACTTAGGGTTATACCAAAGGAACTAAAAAGGCTACCCGTCTTGCTTGTTGAAATTATCCCACCCAGCGTTGTGATTTTTGAAGTGAGAACAACACTCTCCTGAAACTCACGCCTTGCTCGTGTTAATTTTTCCTGCGCAATACATGAAAACTTAATTAATTCCTTTGCTATTAGATGCTTTTTACAAAGCATCTATCCCTTTTTTTAGATGATTTTATTCGGTCCAAAACATTCGTAATGAATATTTTCATTTGGCACTTTTAGATCGGTCAGTGCATGTGCGACATATTGCATAAAAGCAATGGGCCCACATATATAATAATGCATATTAGGATCAATTTTTTTATCGAACAGCGCGTCTAACTTCATGAACCCTTGGTGTTGATAATCCTCGTTAATGAGATCCGAGTCTAAAGGAGAGTTATACCAAATCGTGCTTTGCATATGTGAATGTTTGGCGATGAGTGCTTGCACATGTTTTTTAAACGCATGGGTTTGACCATTTTCAGTCGCATGTAACCACGTCACCGATGTATTATGTGCCGTTAAACTCTCTAGCATCGATAACATGGGCGTCAGACCGACACCTGCAGATATCAGTGTAACCGGGCGACTCTCAGTAATATCTAAAAAGAAATCACCGGCAGGTGAGCTTAATGAAACCACATCACCGACATTAAGCTCGTTATGTAAATAATTAGAAACAACACCCTCTACATCGCGTTTAACTGAAATGCGATAACTATCATCGCGAGGAGAGCAAGAGAGGCTGTATTGACGAATTTCTTGATACTTAAATTGAGAAGGGTGTAAGTAAATACCGATATATTGTCCTGGCATAAAATGAGAGACATTTTTACCATCAACGGCTTTGAAAGTGAAACTACTAATACATTGGCTTTCTGCTTTTTTTTCGGTCAGAACAAACGCTCGTTTACCACGCCATCCACCTGATTTATTTTCATTTTCTTTATAAATATCTTCTTCTCGCGTGATAAATATATGCGCAAGAACGCCATAAGCTTCAGCCCAAGCATCAATGACTTCTTGGCCTGGAGAAAGTAGCTCATCAATACTTGCAAGTAAGTGCTCGCCAACAATATTATATTGAGCTTCTGTTATCATAAAACTACTGTGTTTTTGCGCTATTTTTTCAACAACAGGCAATACGGCCGCTAAATTGTCAATATTATTGGCGTATGCACATATCGCATTAAAGAGTGCTTCTTGTTGCGCGCCTTTTGTTTGGTTGCTCATATTAAAGATATCGAGTAATTCAGGATGATGCTTAAACATACGTTTATAGAAATGGGTGGTAAGTTTAGTGCCTGTTTGAGCAATGAGAGGCGCTGTCGATTTGACGATTTTTATTGTTTTTTCTGAGATCATATTGAAACCTTTATAAGTTGCATTTAAAATACATGTTATCTTTATACCGATCCTATTTCTTTTAGTCAACAAGCTTATTAAAATTTTAAAAAGGAGGCGCCGTGCAATTAACTACATTTACCGATTATGGATTACGTACATTGATTTATTTGGCTATATTACCCAAAGGAGAATTAGCAGACATATCAAGCGTCGCTAATATTTATAATGTATCTCGAAATCATATGGTTAAAGTGATCAGTAAATTGTCTAAATTGGGCTATATCGATGCGGTACGTGGGAAAAATGGAGGAATTAGATTAGGTATTGATGCGCATAAAATATTTTTAGGTGATGTGATTCAAAATATGGAATCGATGAACATCGTTAATTGTAATGCTGGTTTTTGTCATATTGTGGGGGCTTGTCAGCTTAAGGGGGTGCTTGCGAGTGCTACGAATGCATTTTTGGCAGAGCTAAATAAGCATACAATCTTAAGCTTAGTTGAAGATAATGTGCCATTGGTTAATTTATTGGGCGTACCTATTGGTGGCAATAAGGGAGAGCTCTGATTTTAGGTCAAAATGTTTTTAATCCGTTTTAGTGCATTAATATAAATCTTCTATTGATAGATAGTGGCTCAGATAAAAATAGGGTTTGCACGTTTAACATGCAAACCCTATGTCGATATATTAACTAAAGTGAGTTAAAGACTCATAGGTACGGTGATAATTGTTCCTATCACAACCGTAATTAGCCCAACGAGAACGGGAACGGATGTACGTTTAACAACATCAAATGGACTTAATTTAGCCATGCCACTTGTTGCGACAATAACGCCAGAAACGGGTGATATTGTACGACCAAGGTTTGAGGCTTGTAGCATTGGTATTATTAAAAATGCGGGGTGTAATCCTAATTTACCGGCTAATGCGGGTGCCAATTCGACAAATGCGAAAAAGGGCGCGTTACCGGAGCCTGTTGCGATGGCTGCTACCATGGTGATACCTGTTAAAATTAACATCAATGCAATCCCGCCTGCACCCGCTTGCTCTGCTAAGCCAATTAAGTTATCGATAGCGCCGATAGACATTAATCCTTGAGCAAAAACCCCTGCTCCGATCAAAAGCATAACAACACTTTTAAAAGCATCTCCCATACCGTCATAACATACACTTAAATCATCAAGCGTTTCTTTGCCATTAAAGCGTTTGCTAATGAAATCAACAACGGCAGAAATGAAGATAGACATAACGACAATGGTATAAATATCTAGTTTTACCCCTGGGATAGTAGAGCCGTTAAATAAGAATACACCAACGATAGGTAAAAATGGCAGAATGAAATAATAACTCGGTGCGGTAACGTTAATGGTGGTTATATCTGTTTTAACCATTGGCGTGTTGTTTTTCTTATCTAAATATCGATTCCAGAAAAAGATAGCGATGGCCATTGTAATGACGGCTGCAATGGAAACGGGTAATACAGTGCCCAGTGAAAATTGATCAAGTGGTATACCTGATTTTTCTGCAGCAATCACTACGTCACCTGAAGTGGGTGATAATATGACAGCTACCGGTGAGGCGCAGACAGACGCGGCGGCTGCGCGTGATATACCCATCGCTGTCATCATCGGGAACAATGTTGCCATTAATAATACGCCTAAACCCGTTGCAGAGCTGACTGCAAGTGACATTAAGCAGGCTACAAAATAGGCGACTACAAGTAATATATAGGGCGATTTTATAAACGCTAGAGGCCGTGCACATACTTTGACGACAACATTGTTGGCATCTATTTTTGTCATATAAGCTGCGAAACCACATAAAAGCATGATTTGCATTCCTAAACCACCGCCTCGATATCGCAACATATATTTAATAAATTCAAGTGCATCGGTGAGAATGTTGCCGGTAGGCGTAATATTATCGGGTAGGATACTTTTTCCAAGTAAGCCTGTGATGATAAGTAGAATAACGCCGGCGGTGAGTAAGATCCCTGTTGCATTATATCGTTTAATAATGAAATAACCGACAGAGACGGTAATGATAAAGCCAATAAATAATTCTAGCATAAGGTTGCCTTGTAGAATGATATGGTTGAGTATTAGAAGTTAAAGTAAGGTATCAATTATCTAGGGTGAATAGATATAAACGGCACATATTTGTGATGTATCTTATATTTAGGTTGTTAATTAACTTAAATTCGGGATAACTAGCATTGTTTAGTGCGTCGCCTGCCTTTATTAAGCCATATGTCGGCAATTTGATGCATGAGTTTTGTTTTAAATTTAATAATGCATCAATTATTTATTTTATTCTTATTTTATATTTTTATTTTTTATTGTTTATTATTTATTCATATTCTATTTTTCTTCGTTTTACTGTGCCAGTGTCCTTTTTTGAACATTTAGCGGTGCCGTGTTTGGGTCTTAATTACGCTCTGTATATAAAAGATGTTTTTTAGGCTCTATTAAATAGTCAGCTAAGCCTTTTTTGTTATGTTAAGACATCTGCTACTGCTAGAATAATGGTTCGCTTCTTTTCTTTATTAGGTCTTTTTTCTCTGTGAAATCAATCAATTCTAGTGTTTTTGGTCGTTTTTTTGGTCATTCAACGAAACTCTGTTTCGATGAAAATAATATAACGTTAGTCGTCAATGGCGAGCATTTAGTGATCGCATGGCATTTGCTCGTTTCTCCCCCTAAATTTCGCTCCGGTTTATGGGGTAAAAATATTTCGTTTTATACTTCCCAAAAAAACTACACACTAACGAAAATGGCTTTTCGTACCTCTATTAATCTACAAATACACTGTGAAAATTTATGGATAGAGGCCAATAAGAAGCGTCTGCAAAATATAATTATCAATATTGATAAATATATTCGTCAGAAATATCTGCGCCAATCGACAGTGCAACATATTAAATTGGCGATACAAGAGGAGTATGTGCGCTGGTATCCCTGGGTGACGAAAGTTAATGTCGTTGATGAAATAGCGACTTTAATCGGTTTGTTATCTGATTATCAGAGCTGGTCAAAGGCGGACATAGAGATACGCCGTGAAGCGTATATTAATCAGCAACTATCACTCTTTAAAACGTTTTTTGATGACGTAGAGTCGAAACCCTTGACGCTTAAACAACGTCGCGCTTGTGTTATCGATGACGATAATAACCTGTTACTTGCGGGAGCGGGAACCGGAAAAACCAGTGTCATGGTGGGCCGTGCTGGTTATTTATTAAATAGTCTGCAAGCGCAGCACTCAGATGTTTTACTGCTCGCTTACGGGCGAGCGGCTGCCGATGAAATGGACGCTAGAATAGTCGACAAGCTACGTACTGATAAAATCAGCGCAACCACTTTTCACAGTCTTGGGCAGAGCATTATTGCGCAGGTCGAGGGCGCTAAACCTTGCCTATCGATATTTGCAGGTGATGAAAAAGCCAAAGCAAAATGGATCCAGACATATTTTGAAGGGTTAATTTACAATAATGAAGCGTATTGTTCTTTAATTTTAGAATATTTTAGTAAATATTATTATGTAGAAAAGAACGACTTTGAGTTTGAAAGTTTGGGCGATTATTATCAATACTTAATTGATAATGATATACGCACCTTAAAAGGGGAGAGGGTTAAAAGTTTTGGTGAGTTGTATATTGCTAATTGGTTATTTAATCATGGTATTGAATATCAGTATGAAGCTAATTATGCGTTTGATGTAAAAAACAGAGAGCACCGTCAATATCAGCCCGATTTCTTTTTAGTAGAGTTAAATATTTATATAGAGTATTACGGCATCGATGAAAATGGAGATACGGCGCCTTATATCAATAGAGAGGAATATCAGGCATCAATACAATGGAAGAGGCAAACGCATCAGCATCATAAAACGCAATGTATTGAATTAACCTATGCGGATCATAAAAAAGATATTTTATTCAAAAAACTTGCTAAACATTTAAAAAACAAACACCTAGAATGTGAATTATTACCTCCTGAAGCAATGCTTGCGAGTTTAAAGAAGAGTGGGCGTATTAGCGCGCTTGCAGAAATATTTACCAAGTTAGTGAGTTTATATAAGAGTGCTTG
The sequence above is a segment of the Psychromonas sp. CNPT3 genome. Coding sequences within it:
- a CDS encoding transporter substrate-binding domain-containing protein, which codes for MPRFYILFFAVIFSFSAFTQAEEVTHKQVVRFATEANYYPFEYLDAQGKMQGFDIEIAKAICEQMDFDCSFQNQRFDSLLLSLKFGRFDAVIAALDITSERLQDVDFSNSYYKVDPVFLRLADTEDIFSLNGKFIAVQAASSNQDYLTKFKPHDSFVIPYPTLINAFNALKDAQIDAIFGDRAVILTFLNKVKNNQDYILSEMSGPLLASFSSGYGIAIKKGNKTLQQQLNTGLSQIKENGIYLKIFKHYFKGENQR
- the mdh gene encoding malate dehydrogenase, with the protein product MKVTVLGAAGGIGQALSLLLKLDLPENSDLALYDVAPITPGVAKDLSHIPTSVNVEGYVGDDICVALEGADVILISAGVARKPGMDRNDLFNINAGIIKNLITHVAEVAPQACICIITNPVNTTVAIAAEVLKNAGVYNKNKLFGITTLDVIRAEEFVAKKKGLPAEHIRVNVIGGHSGSTILPLLSQVQGVQFSHQEVIDLTERIQNAGTEVVNAKAGGGSATLSMARAASIFGVNLVHALLGKQGIIQNAYVDGGNSCSPFFTQPLLLGKKGIERVLPYGELSDFEDKKKEEMLELLHADIEKGIEFVKNNS
- the cysG gene encoding siroheme synthase CysG → MDYLPIFTKLENRACLVVGGGDIALRKVHLLLKAGANVSICALAFHPLLKAKAQAQEVRLIPQAFSVALLDKQWLVIAATNDHDINAEVARAAEERQLLVNVVDSPLLSSFIMPSIVDRSPIIVAISSSGTAPVLARLIRERLEALLPMHIGRLAAISGKFRHRVKDKIKNVSLRRRYWEKLFGNGKLGTLLEQGKTEKAVELMENALCSQPSSGDVALVGAGPGDPSLLTLKALQLMQQADVVLYDRLVSSDILDLVRRDADLISVGKKAGDHYVEQARTNKMLIEFAQQGKKVVRLKGGDPFIFGRGGEELEELLDAGISFQVVPGITAASGCSAYAGIPLTHRDFAQSVTFVTGHQKSKGEKINWQALASPMHTLVVYMGLLQTEKIQTQLLHFGRDKKTPVALISHGTTTEQHVILGTLEELTLLGGGAQGPTLIIIGEVVSLANKLSWFNAQNATKLSRDPFLVNLS
- the hmpA gene encoding NO-inducible flavohemoprotein; this translates as MISEKTIKIVKSTAPLIAQTGTKLTTHFYKRMFKHHPELLDIFNMSNQTKGAQQEALFNAICAYANNIDNLAAVLPVVEKIAQKHSSFMITEAQYNIVGEHLLASIDELLSPGQEVIDAWAEAYGVLAHIFITREEDIYKENENKSGGWRGKRAFVLTEKKAESQCISSFTFKAVDGKNVSHFMPGQYIGIYLHPSQFKYQEIRQYSLSCSPRDDSYRISVKRDVEGVVSNYLHNELNVGDVVSLSSPAGDFFLDITESRPVTLISAGVGLTPMLSMLESLTAHNTSVTWLHATENGQTHAFKKHVQALIAKHSHMQSTIWYNSPLDSDLINEDYQHQGFMKLDALFDKKIDPNMHYYICGPIAFMQYVAHALTDLKVPNENIHYECFGPNKII
- the nsrR gene encoding nitric oxide-sensing transcriptional repressor NsrR translates to MQLTTFTDYGLRTLIYLAILPKGELADISSVANIYNVSRNHMVKVISKLSKLGYIDAVRGKNGGIRLGIDAHKIFLGDVIQNMESMNIVNCNAGFCHIVGACQLKGVLASATNAFLAELNKHTILSLVEDNVPLVNLLGVPIGGNKGEL
- the dcuC gene encoding anaerobic C4-dicarboxylate transporter DcuC — translated: MLELFIGFIITVSVGYFIIKRYNATGILLTAGVILLIITGLLGKSILPDNITPTGNILTDALEFIKYMLRYRGGGLGMQIMLLCGFAAYMTKIDANNVVVKVCARPLAFIKSPYILLVVAYFVACLMSLAVSSATGLGVLLMATLFPMMTAMGISRAAAASVCASPVAVILSPTSGDVVIAAEKSGIPLDQFSLGTVLPVSIAAVITMAIAIFFWNRYLDKKNNTPMVKTDITTINVTAPSYYFILPFLPIVGVFLFNGSTIPGVKLDIYTIVVMSIFISAVVDFISKRFNGKETLDDLSVCYDGMGDAFKSVVMLLIGAGVFAQGLMSIGAIDNLIGLAEQAGAGGIALMLILTGITMVAAIATGSGNAPFFAFVELAPALAGKLGLHPAFLIIPMLQASNLGRTISPVSGVIVATSGMAKLSPFDVVKRTSVPVLVGLITVVIGTIITVPMSL
- a CDS encoding UvrD-helicase domain-containing protein, translating into MKSINSSVFGRFFGHSTKLCFDENNITLVVNGEHLVIAWHLLVSPPKFRSGLWGKNISFYTSQKNYTLTKMAFRTSINLQIHCENLWIEANKKRLQNIIINIDKYIRQKYLRQSTVQHIKLAIQEEYVRWYPWVTKVNVVDEIATLIGLLSDYQSWSKADIEIRREAYINQQLSLFKTFFDDVESKPLTLKQRRACVIDDDNNLLLAGAGTGKTSVMVGRAGYLLNSLQAQHSDVLLLAYGRAAADEMDARIVDKLRTDKISATTFHSLGQSIIAQVEGAKPCLSIFAGDEKAKAKWIQTYFEGLIYNNEAYCSLILEYFSKYYYVEKNDFEFESLGDYYQYLIDNDIRTLKGERVKSFGELYIANWLFNHGIEYQYEANYAFDVKNREHRQYQPDFFLVELNIYIEYYGIDENGDTAPYINREEYQASIQWKRQTHQHHKTQCIELTYADHKKDILFKKLAKHLKNKHLECELLPPEAMLASLKKSGRISALAEIFTKLVSLYKSACLDAELEENIIKTAQDKKQMAKAFTLLKPLFKAYQAHLLSRDEIDFEDMISKALMYIQSGQFKPSWRYIMVDEFQDISEPRARLVKALRDNCQGSSIFAVGDDWQAIYRFNGADVSLTTSFSHYFGHTTQTELDRTFRFNNKIAQVATDFISKNPSQIYKTIIANDQVSLPAISLLCKRTLTLSTPNNIDEITNGALDEVLSAIARKANKPTSVYLLARFWFLLPDKLTLTRLNQRYPILKIQTQSFHTAKGKEADQVVIIGMKTGKHGFPSSKATPAILDALLAKEETFEHSEERRLFYVALTRAKNRVYIIADMQNSSIFVQELISEYEIELNEFDDESSPKQAHQSHCLVCKTGVLKAGVSRYGHFYYCSHFPLCAYKERACIKCHSLMTKTVYVGFKACLNSSCHDVVPLCDKCGAEMLLRSSKKGEFWGCRNYRGNDALSCKNAIDKSKIKWPVLSH